The Exiguobacterium acetylicum genome includes a window with the following:
- a CDS encoding GNAT family N-acetyltransferase yields the protein MIIRKEGFKDAAGIRLVHEAAFEQPNEANLVDALREDEAAQPVFGRVAVTDKGEIVGHVLLSRIQIDDIPSLALAPVGVLPVWQRKGIGSELIRQVIEDAREAGESHIVVLGHDSYYPQFGFERAIDYGIEPPFPVPPEVFLVLALERNALRGVNGIVRYSPPFSAV from the coding sequence ATGATTATTCGGAAAGAAGGCTTCAAGGACGCAGCGGGAATCCGGCTTGTCCATGAAGCAGCATTCGAGCAACCGAACGAAGCAAACCTCGTCGATGCGTTACGTGAGGACGAGGCGGCGCAACCGGTCTTCGGTCGCGTCGCGGTGACTGATAAAGGGGAAATCGTCGGTCATGTTCTGTTGAGCCGGATCCAGATCGATGACATTCCGTCGCTTGCCTTAGCGCCGGTCGGCGTGTTGCCGGTCTGGCAACGTAAAGGAATCGGTTCCGAGTTGATCCGCCAAGTGATCGAGGATGCGCGGGAAGCTGGCGAATCACACATCGTCGTGCTCGGTCACGACAGTTACTATCCACAGTTCGGTTTTGAACGGGCGATCGACTACGGCATCGAGCCACCGTTCCCGGTCCCACCGGAAGTCTTCCTCGTTCTTGCGCTCGAACGGAACGCTTTGCGTGGCGTGAATGGAATCGTCCGCTACAGTCCGCCCTTTAGTGCGGTATAA
- a CDS encoding class I SAM-dependent methyltransferase: protein MNEQSRVNKHAWEYRAYEFWEKRDGTPSEYAAIIKQEPAACLKKHRHYFEDVAGKTIANICGSNGRKAVPLALLGADVTVFDISEENATYALELAHYAETEIEYIVGDIYAIDLTRYSDTFDILYLEGGILHYFADLERFLQILFTILKPSGQLILSDFHPVGRWIDTDLTYRPRYFDQALQTGDLAYKSHFTDQEQVDFPDVSVRYFTLSEILNDVIATRFMLQQFEEHRGWNGENIPAEFTLLATKPLEGSNL, encoded by the coding sequence ATGAATGAGCAAAGTCGGGTCAACAAACATGCGTGGGAGTATCGAGCCTATGAGTTTTGGGAGAAACGCGATGGAACGCCGTCAGAATATGCTGCAATCATCAAACAAGAACCAGCAGCATGTCTGAAGAAACACCGGCATTATTTCGAAGACGTCGCGGGGAAGACGATCGCGAACATCTGTGGTTCAAATGGACGCAAAGCTGTTCCGTTAGCGTTACTTGGAGCAGACGTCACGGTATTCGATATCTCAGAGGAGAATGCTACGTACGCGCTTGAACTGGCGCACTACGCTGAGACGGAAATCGAGTACATCGTTGGTGATATCTATGCGATTGATCTTACGCGATACAGTGATACGTTTGATATCCTCTACTTAGAAGGCGGTATCTTACATTACTTCGCTGATCTAGAGCGTTTCTTACAGATTCTCTTTACGATCTTGAAGCCGAGTGGTCAGTTGATCCTCAGTGATTTTCATCCGGTCGGGCGCTGGATTGATACGGATTTGACATATAGACCGCGCTATTTTGATCAAGCGTTACAAACAGGCGACTTGGCGTACAAATCGCACTTTACGGATCAGGAACAAGTCGATTTTCCAGACGTATCGGTCCGTTACTTTACGCTGAGTGAAATTCTAAATGACGTCATCGCGACGCGATTTATGTTGCAACAATTCGAGGAGCATCGCGGATGGAACGGTGAGAACATTCCGGCGGAGTTCACGCTCCTGGCAACAAAACCACTTGAAGGGAGCAATCTTTGA
- a CDS encoding YitT family protein: MTSTRQEVVRDYAYLLIGSLFVASAFSLFLAPNQLASGGVSGLSIVLNDLFGISPGLFQLVANVVLLAIGWMILGMGFGVKSLVGSIFLPVVILVYERFDVPAATMNPMLAAIFGGAGVGIGLGLIFRGRASTGGMDLIAQILHRFTKLPLHLCIALLDGTIVISAATIFSLEIGLYALVALFITIKMIDVVQLGITNDKLAYIISDQREALVKEIFETLDRGATEIEAAGAFTRTRKPMLMVVVRQGEITTLKEIVKHIDPSAFLVVSEAHEVLGLGFTDDKRYRNVP; this comes from the coding sequence ATGACATCGACACGTCAGGAAGTCGTGCGCGATTATGCGTATTTGTTAATTGGGTCCTTGTTCGTCGCAAGTGCCTTTAGTTTATTTTTAGCACCGAATCAACTCGCCTCTGGTGGCGTCAGTGGCTTATCGATCGTCTTAAACGATCTGTTTGGGATCTCACCCGGATTATTCCAGCTCGTCGCAAACGTCGTTTTACTCGCGATCGGCTGGATGATCCTCGGGATGGGCTTTGGCGTCAAATCACTCGTCGGTTCGATCTTCTTACCAGTAGTTATCCTCGTGTACGAGCGGTTCGACGTTCCGGCAGCGACGATGAATCCGATGCTTGCTGCGATTTTTGGTGGTGCCGGTGTCGGAATCGGACTTGGTCTGATTTTCCGAGGGCGTGCTTCGACTGGTGGGATGGACTTGATCGCCCAAATCCTGCATCGCTTCACGAAGTTGCCGCTCCATCTGTGTATTGCTTTGCTCGACGGAACGATCGTCATCAGTGCGGCGACGATCTTCTCGCTTGAAATTGGATTGTATGCACTCGTCGCTTTGTTCATCACGATCAAGATGATCGACGTCGTCCAGCTCGGGATCACGAACGACAAGCTTGCCTATATCATCTCTGATCAGCGAGAAGCGCTAGTCAAGGAAATCTTCGAGACGCTCGATCGCGGCGCGACCGAAATCGAAGCGGCAGGCGCATTCACACGGACGCGCAAACCAATGCTGATGGTCGTCGTCCGGCAAGGGGAGATCACGACGCTTAAAGAGATCGTCAAACACATCGACCCGTCGGCATTCCTCGTCGTCAGTGAGGCGCATGAGGTCCTTGGACTCGGTTTTACGGATGACAAACGCTATCGGAATGTGCCGTAA